CGCATCGCCGACCTCCAGCGTGAACTCCATCGCGCCGCCGAGGTCCACGGCGACCGGCACGGGCGGCATCCCCTCGCGGAGGACGCCCGACCTGAATGCCTCCTTGCCCCCGACGCTCACGGAGAAGACCACGCTCCCCCGCCCGCCGCTCGTCTGGTCGTTCGAGTCCACGCCGACGACAGCGGTGAACGTCTTGCCCGGCCCGGGCAGGCGCACGACCACCTTGCTCACGGCGTGGCAATAGAGGCCGCGGGTGAATTCCTTGCCCGCGAGCTTCAGCGGCCGGCCGCCGCGATTGTTTCGGATCACGGGGTCGTTATTCGCCAGCACCACGAGGCCCGGCTCGGCCTGTTTCCCCGGCTCGGGCACCTCGAAGCGCGCCGCGGCCCACTTCCGCGCGCTGGCCATCTCGTCGCCAGTAGGAGTCATGGCCTGGGCAGCTTGCATCATGGCGATGGAGCCTCCCAAGAGGATAGCGATTGGACGGAAGAATGGCGACATTGCAGCACCCCTCAACCGCGGCTGGGCTACTTGCCGAGAAGGGCTGGATGATGAGCCCGCAGCCAGTCCTTGACCTGACGGCGAAGCCATCGGGCGAATTCGGCCGCCTCGGCGCCGATCGTGTGCGCGATGCTCTGGATGACGCAATAGTGGTGGGCCTCTCCCCGCCCGGTGCGGTACCCTGCGGCGGCGAGAGCGGCCGTGGCCGCCTGGAGGGCGGCGTTGTAGGCCAGGCGTAGCTTGCCGTCGGCGCTCAGCCCTTGAGCCTGGCAGTCCTTCAGATCCCGGTCCGCCAAGGCAAGCAGATCCCCAATCTCATCCTCAGTCGCCTGATGCTCAACGAGCCAGCGGTTCGCCACCCAATCCCGCAAGCTCATGCTCGTCCCCTACTACAAGGAGCTTGGGACCGCGCAGGACGTCCCGGACGAAGGGCTGCTTTTCTGCCGCCTTCTGCGCGAACTCCGATGGGGAGTACACCGTGGGGTTCACCTCGCGCCCGAGCTGGTGCTGGGCCGCGCCCAGTGCGGACACAAGTTCGCGCAGCGTCACGTCGCCTACTACCAAGAGGTCAATGTCGCTCTCCGCGCGCGGTTCGCCCTTCGCCACGGAACCGAATACGAAGGCGGACCGGATGCGCGCCCCAAGTGGCTTCAGCGCGGCCCGGAGCACATCGGCCACGCCGCAGGTCTTGAGGACGAGTTGCTGAAGATCCGGGAAGATCGGGCAGCGCCGGTTGGTTCGGTAGTACCTCTGCCTGCCTTCGGTCTGGCGGAGGAGAATGCCCAAGACGCTCAAGCGGGCGAGTTCGCGGCTGAGGTTTGTGGAATCCTCGCGGAGGAGGGACTCGAGCTGGCGCACGAAGAACCTCTCCTCGGGGTGCGATAGGAACCAGCCAAGTACTTTGGCCCTCAGCCTGGAGCCGAAGAGGTTCTCGAGCACATCTCTCTTCCTTGTAGTAGAATCCACTGCATGCGCAGTAGATCTTACTGCACTCCGCTGCCCATCGCAAGTGCGCTCGGCCTTGGCGGCGCTCATGACGCCTTCCCCCCCATCGAGAACGCGGCCATGCCGGCCGCAATGGCGAGCATGGCGCCGTACTGGAGCGGCGTGAGCGGCACGCGAAAGAGCACGGCGATCGAGCCCTGGGCGCACAGGAACGCCCCGCCAGTGCCCAGGCCGAGCGCCAGGTTCGGGTTCATCGCCTTGTAGAGCATCATGAGAAAGACGATGCTCGACGCGCCGAAGACATTGCCCAGGACGAAGCCGAGCGTGGCCCTGCCCGGCGTGCGGCTGCCGTAGGAGAAGAGGAGCTGGGCCACCGCCTGCATCGCCCAGAAGATGACGAGCCAGAGGTAGCGCATCTTCGCGCCGTCCTCTCACTTGCGCCGGTAGGTGATGATGGCAGAGCCGGGCCGCTGCGGGATCGCGATCGCCAGCCCCTTGTCGCCCAACTCGCTGCCCGTGGCCTCGGTGGGCGCGACGCCATCCAGGTCGGTGACGACATAACGCGCCTGCGGCTCCAGGCCGTGGAGCCGGAAACGGGCGATCTCGTAGGGGCTGTCCACGCGGCGGAAGGCCATGACTATCCCCTCCCCCGCCTCGGGCCGGTCGAACTGCCAGGCCATCCACACCTCGCCCGCCAGACTGTAGGGGGTGAGGGGATAGTAGTCGCCGAGGAAGCAGGGGATGACTTGCTTCCATTCGGCCATGGCGCGCTTCATCTTCGCCCAGTCCATCCTGCCGTCCCGCACGTCGCCGCCGATGCCGTAGCAGGGGCAGTAGTGGGTGCGGAGGATATAGGGCGATTCATTGCCGATCCCCGTGCCGTAGTAGGGAATCCAGAATGAGAGGCCGTAGGTGTGGCCCTGGGTGCCGTGGGGCTCGGAGCGGTAGTCGCTGCGGAGGAGCGGCACGGCGCGGCGCAGCGTCTCGAGGTCGAGGCGGCGCCCGCCGCTCGCGCAGGTGTCCATCGGCATGCCGGGGTGGCGGCGGAGCAACTCGTCCCAGTAGGCGAGCAGCCCCTCGACGTGGCGGATCTCGGTGATCCCCTGGCGATCGGGCGGATCGTTGCCGCGCCAGTGGCCGAGGGGCTCCATGTTGAAGTCCTGGCGGTAGAGGTCAATGCCCTGCTCGGTCAGGAGCTTGTCCATGTGGTCGGTGAGCCACTTGCGGGCGTCGGGGTTGCCGAGGTTCAGGAGGCCCCCGCCCTTGCCGCCGAGAACCCACTCGGGGCGGTTCTCGGCCAGCCAGGTGCCGGCGTGGACCCGCTCGGGCTCGAACCAGGTGACGAGCTTCCAGCCCAGGCCGTGCACCTTGTCGCTCACGGCCCTGAGGCCGCGGGCGAAGCGCTTCGCGTCGGGCTCCCACGTGCCCACCTTGGGCCAGCCCACCGGGTCGCACGGGTACCAGCCGGCGTCCATCCACCAGTAGTCGAGCGGCACGCCAGCCCCGGCGTAGGCGTCAATGAAGGTGAACTGGCCGGCCTCGTCGCTGCGCATGCCCGGGAAGTGGTCGTCGCAGCACATGATGAGGATGGGCGGCATCGGCTTGCCGCCGGGCCTGGGCAGGTTGTGGGCGAGCATCCAGCGGCGCCAGACGTTCTGCGCGCGCATGCGGTCGCCCCGGTAGAACTGGACCACTACGAGCGGGGTCCGCACCTCTTCGCCGGGCAGTAGCTTGAAGTGGGTGAGTTCCTGGCCGGCGCGAACGCGGAGGCCCCGGGCCTCATCGCGGGTGAACGCGGCGGCCCACTGGCCCGGCCAGCCGAGGGCGACGATCGCGCCGCCGCCGGGCCATGCAGCGTTGAAGTAGGGCATGTGGCTGTTGGACGGCCTGCCGCCGGAGGTGGCTACGCGCAGCTCGGCCTTGGGCGGGAGCGACCGCTCCAGCGGCTGGAAGTCGTTCGCCGAGCACGGGCTGCCGACGGCGTAGTGGAGGACGAACTCCCCCTGGTCGCTGCGCTCGAAACGGGTGTCGATCGCCTGGACCTCGGTGAGGATGGGCGTGGCGGCCTGGCCCGTGTTCCTGAGGTAGAGCGTCCACTCGACCGTGGGGAAGTCGCGGTATTCGACCGCGACGCAGCGGACCGCGAGGCCCGTCTTCGGATCGGCCCAGATAAGGGTGTGCTCGGCGCGTTGCAGGTCGAGATCGCGGGAGCTTCGCTTCAGTTCCCAGGTCGTGAGCAGCGCGGCAGAAGGCTGCCCGCCATAGCGGAAGGAGAACGGCGGGTCGGGCGCTGCCAGTTTCCCACCGACCCAGCGCCGGAGCTCCGCCATCTCCTCGGGAGAAACCGTGGCGGCGATGCCGTGCCGCGACAGACCCATCACGCACAGAACCCCCAGCAGGAATCCAGTCCAACCGGGACAGAATGGGCGCATGGCACGCTCACTCGCAGTCGAACCTGAGGCCCATGCTGGCGCGCAGGGCGTCCAGGGTCTTCATCTGGCCCAGACTGTCGTCCCACGTCATCGCCGTGGGCCGGGCCTGGCGGCGGCGGAGGTTCTCGGCCACGGTGAGGGCCTCGTTCGCATACAGGTCGCGGCCGTACTGGACCTCGATGGTCTCGGTCTTGCCCTCGGCGCTCACGATGAGCTTCGCGTTCTCGTCCGAGGGGAACCAGGGGTTGGTGACGACGATGCTGCCCTTCGAGCCGTAGACGTTGGCCATCGAGGGCGTGCCGCACTGGGTGCCGCAGGCGAAGGTGGCCACGATGCCCGAGGGGAACTGGAGCACGCCCGCCGCATACTCGTCCACGCGGCTCTGCTTGCCGATGTGGGCGACGGCGCGGCACGTCTTCGGCTCCTCGCCCGCCACCAGGCGGCAGAAGGACACGCAGTAGCAGCCCACATCCATCAGCCCGCCGC
The sequence above is drawn from the Planctomycetota bacterium genome and encodes:
- a CDS encoding nucleotidyltransferase domain-containing protein gives rise to the protein MLENLFGSRLRAKVLGWFLSHPEERFFVRQLESLLREDSTNLSRELARLSVLGILLRQTEGRQRYYRTNRRCPIFPDLQQLVLKTCGVADVLRAALKPLGARIRSAFVFGSVAKGEPRAESDIDLLVVGDVTLRELVSALGAAQHQLGREVNPTVYSPSEFAQKAAEKQPFVRDVLRGPKLLVVGDEHELAGLGGEPLAR
- a CDS encoding alpha-galactosidase, with the protein product MGLSRHGIAATVSPEEMAELRRWVGGKLAAPDPPFSFRYGGQPSAALLTTWELKRSSRDLDLQRAEHTLIWADPKTGLAVRCVAVEYRDFPTVEWTLYLRNTGQAATPILTEVQAIDTRFERSDQGEFVLHYAVGSPCSANDFQPLERSLPPKAELRVATSGGRPSNSHMPYFNAAWPGGGAIVALGWPGQWAAAFTRDEARGLRVRAGQELTHFKLLPGEEVRTPLVVVQFYRGDRMRAQNVWRRWMLAHNLPRPGGKPMPPILIMCCDDHFPGMRSDEAGQFTFIDAYAGAGVPLDYWWMDAGWYPCDPVGWPKVGTWEPDAKRFARGLRAVSDKVHGLGWKLVTWFEPERVHAGTWLAENRPEWVLGGKGGGLLNLGNPDARKWLTDHMDKLLTEQGIDLYRQDFNMEPLGHWRGNDPPDRQGITEIRHVEGLLAYWDELLRRHPGMPMDTCASGGRRLDLETLRRAVPLLRSDYRSEPHGTQGHTYGLSFWIPYYGTGIGNESPYILRTHYCPCYGIGGDVRDGRMDWAKMKRAMAEWKQVIPCFLGDYYPLTPYSLAGEVWMAWQFDRPEAGEGIVMAFRRVDSPYEIARFRLHGLEPQARYVVTDLDGVAPTEATGSELGDKGLAIAIPQRPGSAIITYRRK